From Pseudomonas alcaligenes, a single genomic window includes:
- the aspA gene encoding aspartate ammonia-lyase — MSAAASTRIEKDLLGKLEVPSEAYYGIQTLRAVQNFRLSGVPLSHYPKLVIGLAMVKQAAADANRELGHLSAAKHTAISTACARIIQGEFHEQFVVDMIQGGAGTSTNMNANEVIANIALEAMGHEKGEYQHLHPNNDVNMAQSTNDAYPSAIRVGLLLGHDSLLNALDKLIQALASKGLEFGHVLKMGRTQLQDAVPMTLGQEFRAFATTLGEDLQHLKRLAPALLTEVNLGGTAIGTGINADPAYQKLAVERLAIISGHPVVPAADLIEATSDMGAFVLFSGMLKRTAVKLSKICNDLRLLSSGPRTGINEINLPARQPGSSIMPGKVNPVIPEAVNMVAFEVIGNDLALTLAAEGGQLQLNVMEPLIAYKILDSIRLLTRAMDMLRELCIDGITANEQRCRELMENSIGLVTALNPYIGYENATRIAKTALDTGRGVLELVREEKLLDEATLADILRPENMIAPRLVPLQG; from the coding sequence ATGTCCGCTGCTGCATCCACCCGCATCGAAAAAGATCTGCTCGGCAAACTTGAAGTGCCTTCCGAGGCCTATTACGGCATCCAGACCCTGCGTGCCGTGCAGAATTTTCGACTGTCCGGTGTACCGCTGTCGCACTACCCGAAACTGGTGATCGGCCTGGCCATGGTCAAGCAGGCCGCCGCCGATGCCAACCGCGAGCTGGGCCACCTGTCCGCCGCCAAGCACACCGCGATCAGCACCGCCTGTGCACGCATCATCCAGGGCGAGTTCCACGAGCAGTTCGTGGTCGACATGATCCAGGGCGGTGCCGGCACCTCGACCAACATGAACGCCAACGAGGTGATCGCCAACATCGCCCTGGAAGCCATGGGGCACGAGAAGGGCGAGTATCAGCACCTGCACCCGAACAACGACGTGAACATGGCGCAGTCGACCAACGACGCCTACCCGAGCGCCATCCGCGTCGGCCTGCTGCTCGGCCACGACAGCCTGCTCAACGCCCTGGACAAGCTGATCCAGGCGCTGGCCTCCAAGGGCCTGGAGTTCGGCCATGTACTGAAGATGGGTCGCACCCAGCTGCAGGACGCCGTGCCGATGACCCTCGGTCAGGAATTCCGCGCCTTCGCCACCACCCTCGGCGAAGACCTGCAGCACCTCAAGCGCCTGGCCCCGGCCCTGCTCACCGAAGTGAACCTGGGCGGCACCGCCATCGGCACCGGGATCAACGCCGACCCGGCCTACCAGAAGCTGGCCGTCGAGCGCCTGGCGATCATCAGCGGCCATCCGGTGGTGCCGGCAGCCGACCTGATCGAGGCCACCTCGGACATGGGCGCCTTTGTGCTGTTCTCCGGCATGCTCAAGCGCACCGCGGTCAAGCTGTCGAAGATCTGCAACGACCTGCGCCTGCTCTCCAGCGGCCCGCGCACCGGGATCAACGAGATCAACCTGCCGGCACGCCAGCCGGGCAGCTCGATCATGCCGGGCAAGGTCAACCCGGTGATTCCGGAGGCGGTCAACATGGTGGCCTTCGAAGTGATCGGCAACGACCTGGCGCTGACCCTCGCCGCCGAAGGCGGCCAGCTGCAGCTGAACGTGATGGAGCCGCTGATCGCCTACAAGATCCTCGACTCGATCCGCCTGCTGACCCGCGCCATGGATATGCTGCGCGAACTGTGCATCGACGGCATCACGGCCAACGAGCAGCGCTGCCGCGAGCTGATGGAGAACTCCATCGGCCTGGTCACCGCGCTGAACCCCTACATCGGCTACGAGAACGCCACCCGTATCGCCAAGACCGCGCTGGACACCGGCCGCGGCGTGCTGGAACTGGTGCGCGAGGAAAAGCTGCTGGACGAAGCCACCCTGGCCGACATCCTGCGCCCGGAGAACATGATCGCACCGCGTCTGGTGCCGCTGCAGGGCTGA
- a CDS encoding LysR substrate-binding domain-containing protein, giving the protein MNLETKWLEDFVSLAATRSFSQAAEKRFVTQPAFSRRIRSLEAALGLTLVNRSRTPVELTESGQLFLVTARNMVEQLGEVVRHLHNVEGQQGEVLQIAAAHSLTLGFFPEWIARLRREGLPLNTRLVASNVGEAIHALREGACDLILAYYDPDAALQLAPEIFPSLHLGATSMLPVCAVGDDGVPLFDLDSGQSVPLLAYSAGAFLGRSVNQLLRQRALRSSTVYETAMADSLKSMAMQGLGVAWVPRLSVTAELARGELAICGSEHWQVPLEIRLYRCVLSRKAAIRLLWRKLEGGLGQGA; this is encoded by the coding sequence ATGAACCTGGAAACCAAGTGGCTGGAAGACTTCGTCAGCCTGGCCGCCACCCGCAGCTTTTCCCAGGCGGCGGAAAAGCGCTTCGTCACCCAGCCGGCCTTCAGCCGGCGCATCCGCAGCCTGGAGGCGGCGCTGGGCCTGACCCTGGTCAACCGCTCGCGCACGCCGGTGGAGCTGACCGAGTCCGGCCAGCTGTTCCTGGTCACTGCGCGCAACATGGTCGAGCAGCTCGGCGAGGTGGTGCGTCACCTGCACAATGTCGAAGGCCAGCAGGGCGAGGTGCTGCAGATCGCCGCCGCGCACTCGCTGACCCTCGGTTTCTTCCCGGAATGGATCGCCCGCCTGCGCCGCGAGGGCCTGCCGCTGAATACCCGGTTGGTGGCGAGCAACGTCGGCGAGGCGATCCACGCCCTGCGCGAAGGTGCCTGCGACCTGATCCTCGCCTACTACGACCCGGACGCCGCGCTGCAGCTGGCGCCGGAGATCTTCCCCTCGCTGCACCTGGGCGCCACCTCGATGCTGCCGGTATGTGCGGTGGGCGACGACGGTGTGCCGCTGTTCGACCTCGACAGCGGGCAGAGCGTGCCGCTGCTGGCCTACAGCGCCGGCGCCTTCCTCGGTCGCTCGGTCAACCAGCTGCTACGCCAGCGCGCCCTGCGCTCCAGCACGGTGTACGAGACGGCGATGGCCGACAGTCTGAAGAGCATGGCCATGCAGGGCCTCGGTGTGGCCTGGGTGCCGCGCCTATCGGTCACCGCCGAACTGGCCCGCGGCGAGCTGGCCATCTGTGGCAGCGAACACTGGCAGGTGCCGCTGGAGATCCGCCTGTACCGCTGCGTGCTGTCGCGCAAGGCGGCGATCCGCCTGCTCTGGCGCAAGCTGGAAGGCGGTCTGGGGCAGGGCGCGTGA
- the purE gene encoding 5-(carboxyamino)imidazole ribonucleotide mutase has translation MSALVGVIMGSKSDWSTLSHTAEMLEKLGIPYEVQVVSAHRTPDLLFQYAEQADGRGIQVIIAGAGGAAHLPGMCAAKTHLPVLGVPVQSAVLSGVDSLLSIVQMPAGIPVATLAIGKAGAVNAALLAASILGHQHPQFHERLKQFRDEQTQTVLDNPDPRS, from the coding sequence ATGAGCGCACTGGTTGGCGTGATCATGGGCTCCAAGTCCGATTGGAGCACCCTCAGTCACACCGCAGAGATGCTGGAAAAGCTGGGCATCCCCTATGAAGTGCAGGTGGTGTCGGCCCATCGCACTCCCGATCTGCTGTTCCAGTACGCCGAGCAGGCCGACGGTCGTGGCATCCAGGTGATCATCGCCGGTGCCGGCGGCGCCGCCCATCTGCCGGGCATGTGCGCGGCCAAGACCCACCTGCCGGTGCTGGGTGTGCCGGTGCAGTCGGCCGTGCTGTCGGGCGTCGACTCGCTGCTGTCGATCGTGCAGATGCCGGCCGGCATTCCGGTCGCCACCCTGGCCATCGGCAAGGCCGGTGCGGTCAACGCTGCCCTGCTGGCGGCCAGCATCCTCGGCCACCAGCACCCGCAATTCCATGAGCGTCTGAAGCAGTTCCGCGACGAGCAGACCCAGACCGTGCTGGACAACCCGGATCCGCGTTCCTGA
- a CDS encoding 5-(carboxyamino)imidazole ribonucleotide synthase produces MKIGVIGGGQLGRMMALAGTPLGMSFAFLDPAPDACAQALGEHIRADYGDQEHLRQLADQVDLVTFEFESVPAETVAFLSQFVPVYPSAEALRIARDRWFEKSMFKDLGIPTPEFADIQSQADLDAAVAAIGLPAVLKTRTLGYDGKGQKVLRKAEDVVGAFAELGSVPCILEGFVPFTGEVSLVAVRARDGETRFYPLVHNRHDSGVLALSIASTAHPLQALAEDYVGRVLTKLDYVGVLAFEFFEVDGGLKANEIAPRVHNSGHWTIEGAECSQFENHLRAVAGLPLGSTAKVGESAMLNFLGSVPEVSKVAAIADCHLHHYGKAFKAGRKVGHATLRSKDMATLKARIAEVEALIQG; encoded by the coding sequence ATGAAGATCGGCGTAATCGGTGGCGGCCAGCTGGGCCGCATGATGGCTCTGGCGGGCACCCCGCTGGGCATGAGCTTCGCCTTCCTCGACCCGGCGCCGGATGCCTGCGCCCAGGCCCTCGGCGAGCATATCCGCGCCGACTACGGCGACCAGGAGCACCTGCGCCAGCTGGCCGACCAGGTCGACCTGGTGACCTTCGAGTTCGAGAGCGTGCCGGCCGAGACCGTGGCCTTCCTCTCCCAGTTCGTGCCGGTGTACCCGAGCGCCGAGGCCTTGCGCATCGCCCGTGACCGCTGGTTCGAGAAGTCGATGTTCAAGGATCTCGGCATCCCCACCCCGGAATTCGCCGATATCCAGTCGCAGGCCGACCTGGATGCCGCGGTAGCCGCCATCGGCCTGCCGGCAGTGCTGAAGACCCGCACCCTGGGCTACGACGGCAAGGGCCAGAAAGTCCTGCGCAAGGCGGAAGACGTGGTCGGTGCCTTTGCCGAGCTGGGCAGCGTGCCGTGCATCCTCGAAGGCTTCGTGCCGTTCACCGGCGAAGTGTCGCTGGTGGCCGTACGTGCCCGTGACGGCGAGACGCGCTTCTACCCGCTGGTGCACAACCGTCACGACAGCGGCGTGCTGGCCCTGTCCATCGCCAGCACCGCGCACCCACTGCAGGCGCTGGCCGAGGATTACGTCGGCCGTGTGCTGACCAAGCTGGATTACGTCGGCGTGCTGGCCTTCGAGTTCTTCGAAGTCGACGGTGGCCTCAAGGCCAACGAGATCGCCCCGCGGGTGCACAACTCCGGGCACTGGACCATCGAAGGCGCCGAGTGCAGCCAGTTCGAGAACCACTTGCGCGCCGTTGCCGGCCTGCCGCTGGGCTCCACCGCCAAGGTGGGCGAGAGCGCCATGCTCAACTTCCTCGGCAGCGTGCCGGAGGTGAGCAAGGTCGCGGCCATCGCCGACTGCCACCTGCACCACTACGGCAAGGCCTTCAAGGCCGGGCGCAAGGTCGGTCATGCCACCCTGCGCAGCAAGGACATGGCAACCCTCAAGGCGCGCATCGCCGAGGTCGAGGCGCTGATCCAGGGTTGA
- a CDS encoding GlsB/YeaQ/YmgE family stress response membrane protein, whose product MSIIGTILIGLIVGLVARFLKPGDDSMGWIMTILLGIGGSLAATYGGQALGIYAAGQAAGFIGAVVGAIVLLLLYGVLKKS is encoded by the coding sequence ATGAGCATTATCGGCACTATTCTGATCGGCCTGATCGTAGGCCTGGTGGCCCGCTTCCTCAAACCCGGCGATGACAGCATGGGCTGGATCATGACCATCCTGCTCGGTATCGGTGGCTCGCTGGCGGCCACCTACGGCGGCCAGGCGCTGGGCATCTATGCGGCGGGGCAGGCGGCCGGCTTTATCGGCGCGGTGGTCGGCGCCATCGTCCTGCTGCTGCTCTACGGCGTGCTGAAAAAGAGCTGA
- a CDS encoding DUF3299 domain-containing protein, producing MRRLLLTLLLLPLLAHAELPETDWLELMPAEDQQALEAMPEISHDTPEADGTFGSQGGLKQQDKDMPAVMYSAKTVAALNGKAIRLGGYPVPLESDAKGRSTLFFLVPYPGACIHVPPPPPNQIVLVRYPQGIALDDIYAPLWVEGPLHIETVSNDLADAAYALDASLVRVVTDDDL from the coding sequence ATGCGCCGCCTTCTTCTGACCCTGCTGTTGCTGCCGCTGCTGGCCCATGCCGAACTGCCCGAAACCGACTGGCTGGAGCTGATGCCGGCCGAAGACCAGCAGGCCCTGGAGGCCATGCCGGAGATCAGCCACGACACGCCCGAAGCGGATGGCACCTTCGGCAGCCAGGGCGGGCTGAAGCAGCAGGACAAGGACATGCCGGCAGTGATGTATTCGGCCAAGACCGTGGCCGCGCTGAACGGCAAGGCGATCCGCCTGGGTGGCTACCCGGTGCCGCTGGAGAGTGACGCCAAGGGCCGCAGCACCCTGTTCTTCCTGGTGCCCTATCCGGGCGCCTGCATCCATGTGCCACCGCCGCCACCGAACCAGATCGTGCTGGTGCGCTATCCCCAGGGCATCGCCCTCGACGACATCTATGCGCCGCTGTGGGTCGAGGGGCCGCTGCACATCGAGACGGTCAGCAACGACCTTGCCGATGCCGCCTATGCCCTCGATGCCAGCCTGGTGCGGGTGGTGACCGACGACGATCTATAG
- a CDS encoding D-hexose-6-phosphate mutarotase — MSQAQVERVELDELVCWRVRQGRSELLVAQQGAQVLRFQQGEQPPLIWLSEEAAYRRGQSVRGGVPVCWPWFGDLQRNPAALQAQHANPAQAAAHGGVRGLDWQLLGIDSQDDAVELRFAFDSRQQPLADWAQAASLELRIRLDQRLHLELSSRNHGDQPLALSQALHTYLGVSDIRQVSVAGLDGCRYIETLDGWQERRQQGELSFAGETDRIYLDVPPQLSLFDAGWRRRIHLQASQSRSAVLWNPWIDKAKRLSQFADDAWQRMLCIETANVWDDCLELAPGASHSLGLSLWSEPA, encoded by the coding sequence ATGAGCCAGGCACAGGTTGAACGGGTGGAGCTCGACGAGCTGGTCTGCTGGCGCGTACGCCAGGGCCGCAGCGAGCTGCTGGTGGCGCAACAGGGCGCCCAGGTGCTGCGCTTCCAGCAGGGCGAACAGCCGCCACTGATCTGGCTCAGCGAAGAGGCCGCCTACCGCCGCGGCCAGTCGGTACGCGGTGGCGTACCGGTGTGCTGGCCGTGGTTCGGCGACCTGCAGCGCAACCCGGCGGCGCTGCAGGCGCAGCACGCCAATCCGGCCCAGGCGGCAGCCCATGGCGGGGTGCGCGGACTCGACTGGCAGCTGCTGGGCATCGACAGCCAGGACGACGCGGTGGAGCTGCGCTTCGCCTTCGACAGCCGCCAGCAGCCGCTGGCCGACTGGGCCCAGGCAGCCAGCCTGGAGCTGCGCATCCGCCTCGACCAGCGTCTGCACCTGGAACTGAGCAGCCGCAACCATGGCGACCAGCCGCTGGCCCTGAGCCAGGCGCTGCACACCTACCTCGGCGTCAGCGACATCCGTCAGGTCAGCGTCGCCGGCCTCGACGGCTGCCGCTACATCGAGACCCTGGACGGCTGGCAGGAACGCCGCCAGCAGGGCGAGCTGAGCTTCGCCGGCGAGACCGACCGCATCTACCTCGACGTACCGCCGCAGCTGAGCCTGTTCGACGCCGGCTGGCGCCGCCGCATCCACCTGCAGGCCAGCCAGTCGCGCTCGGCAGTGCTGTGGAATCCGTGGATCGACAAGGCCAAGCGCCTGTCGCAGTTCGCCGACGACGCCTGGCAACGCATGCTGTGCATCGAGACGGCGAATGTCTGGGACGACTGCCTGGAGCTGGCACCGGGCGCCAGCCACAGCCTTGGCCTGAGCCTGTGGAGCGAGCCGGCGTAG
- a CDS encoding acyl-CoA thioesterase, with the protein MIELEQEDPIPQGDLALQITALPRETNGFGDIYGGWLVSQMDLAGTAMASKVAGGRVATVAIDRMAFLVPVAVGAQLSFYTQALEVGRSSIQMLVEVWSDDPLSSEWRKVTEAVFVFVAIDGSGRTRPVPPRRG; encoded by the coding sequence ATGATCGAACTCGAACAGGAAGACCCCATCCCTCAGGGCGATCTGGCCTTGCAGATCACCGCCTTGCCGCGCGAAACCAACGGTTTCGGCGATATCTACGGCGGCTGGCTGGTGTCGCAGATGGATCTGGCCGGCACCGCCATGGCCAGCAAGGTGGCCGGCGGGCGTGTTGCCACCGTGGCCATCGACCGCATGGCCTTCCTGGTTCCGGTAGCGGTGGGCGCCCAGCTGTCCTTCTACACCCAGGCTCTGGAGGTCGGGCGCAGCTCGATCCAGATGCTGGTCGAGGTATGGAGCGACGATCCGCTGTCCAGCGAGTGGCGCAAGGTCACCGAAGCGGTGTTCGTGTTCGTCGCCATCGACGGCAGCGGGCGCACCCGCCCCGTTCCGCCACGACGCGGATAA